Proteins found in one Kangiella sediminilitoris genomic segment:
- a CDS encoding peptidoglycan DD-metalloendopeptidase family protein codes for MQKQTKDILKRSAIRSLWIVALVLLVYLLQGCGNPRLAPIEERDATGNGAELHSFYPPTEVDNSQQFYFVQPADTLYSIAFRYGLDYKTLADVNNIDAAYTIYPGQKLDLEKARLAENSSITNTSTVATNTEAKKAVGGSKVIARRSQVQEISRTAPTKIVAKEPEAERATSQQEKETKPKSQVAKKTSVDKPKRKEKAQPVRKQRPKPAQTQTFVNKSVKYWMWPNMGRIIKRFSSATNSRGIDIAGNIGEPVRAAAPGLVVYAGRGLRGYGNLIIVKHNSEFISAYAHNKRLLVKENEIIKAGQKIAEVGNTDSDIPKLHFEIRYKGKPVDPLRYLPKR; via the coding sequence ATGCAAAAACAAACCAAAGACATTTTAAAACGTTCGGCCATTCGCTCTTTGTGGATTGTTGCTCTTGTCCTATTGGTATATCTATTGCAAGGCTGTGGCAACCCTCGTCTGGCACCCATCGAAGAGAGGGACGCTACAGGAAACGGCGCGGAGCTCCATAGTTTTTATCCGCCTACAGAGGTTGATAACAGTCAGCAGTTTTATTTTGTCCAGCCCGCGGATACTCTGTATTCAATCGCATTTCGGTATGGACTGGATTATAAAACGTTAGCTGATGTGAATAATATTGACGCAGCCTACACCATATACCCTGGACAAAAATTGGATCTGGAAAAAGCACGTCTAGCTGAAAACTCCAGTATTACAAATACATCTACTGTTGCCACCAATACGGAGGCAAAAAAAGCCGTAGGCGGCAGTAAAGTCATTGCCAGAAGAAGTCAGGTACAGGAAATTTCTCGAACTGCTCCAACAAAAATCGTAGCAAAAGAGCCTGAGGCTGAACGAGCTACTAGCCAGCAGGAAAAAGAAACAAAACCCAAGTCGCAGGTTGCAAAGAAAACCTCGGTAGACAAGCCGAAGCGTAAAGAAAAAGCACAGCCAGTCAGGAAGCAACGTCCGAAACCAGCCCAAACTCAAACTTTTGTTAATAAGAGCGTCAAGTACTGGATGTGGCCAAATATGGGGCGCATCATTAAGCGCTTTTCTAGCGCCACCAATTCTCGTGGTATAGATATTGCCGGTAATATCGGAGAGCCAGTTAGAGCTGCAGCTCCAGGACTCGTGGTCTATGCTGGCAGAGGATTAAGGGGGTACGGTAATTTAATTATTGTTAAGCATAACAGCGAATTCATCAGTGCTTATGCGCATAACAAGCGCCTGCTGGTTAAAGAAAATGAAATCATTAAAGCTGGGCAAAAAATAGCCGAAGTTGGTAATACTGATTCTGACATTCCAAAGCTTCATTTTGAAATTCGCTACAAAGGTAAGCCTGTTGATCCTTTAAGGTATTTGCCTAAGCGTTAA